GATGCAAGTTTCGTTCGCTTTTACAATAACTTCAACCTGAACTATATGATCCTCGAAAACCTGGGTATTCGTGGCCAGGTCGATGTGGCCAATCAATCAAATGCAGGTCTCTACTACGGTGGACAACTGACTGCCCGTTACGATTTTCTTGAGCATTTTGGCGTCACCGTTCGTGGTGAAATGATTCAGGATCCCAATGGGGTTGTAACTGCAGATAAGCTTCAAGGCTGGGGGGCAACTCTCGGTTTGGAATACCGCCCAACCAAACAATCCTATGTTCGCCTTGAAGCCCGTGAATTGATGATGGATCCCAATAAAAACCAATTGTTTATGGATGCCAATGGCAATACATCCAGCAATCGGTTCGAAATACTCGCCAATACCGGCATCTGGTTCTAAACAACCACAGCCACCATCTGGCTTTCAGCATGACGCTGCCGGAGGAAAATTCCTCCGGCATTTTTTTTTAAAAAACCAAATCATGAAACTGTTCTTCATATGAACGCGCATAATCGACTAAAATATCCAAATCATTTAAGTCATGCCCATCTAAAGTCGCCTGCATAATCAGAAGTTTTTCCTTACTCCAACGGGCAGGATCCTCGGAAAGACGGGTAATTTCATCTTTCAAACCCGATACCCGTTCAGATAAATCCTTGGCTTGTAAATATTGACGCTCTCTTCCCAAAAATTCAAAAAAAGCCACCAGTACAGGTGAGACTGATTCAAAAAAATTGGGTTCTGCAATCATATGTGCAGGAAAATCTTCTAAGCAACATTCCTGCGCGGCGTCGGGCGCCCATTCAGCCGGTGAAAGCGATCGATAACTGAACATATACTCCCCAAAGCCTAAGATCACAGGCCCCGATTCATCCTGCGCGTCTTCAGAAAGGTTAAAATATTCAGGACTTTTTAAAAAGGCATTTTTCCAAACTGCTACCAACTCAAGAACCTGATCCAAATTATGAGGCTCTAATCCCTTGAACACACTGTTTTATCTCCTAGATAAAAAATAACCCATTTTATTTTATACAGAAGAGTTTTTCATTCTTACAAAGCTAGAAGCATTCAATAATAAAACTAGATTAAGTTTTAATTTAAAAGTTTTTCAAAAAAAGCTTTCATCACGGTCTGATAGGCTTCATTCAGGCTGCTGAAGACGTAATCAGGATCTGGCCGATGCTGGTACTCACCCCGTAAAACCTGTTCTCCATAGCCTGAACGCAAAAGAACCGTTTGGGCCCCCACCCGAACCCCCACATCAATATCCGTGGCCTTGTCACCCACCATGAATGAGTGAGCGAGATCGAGGTTCAAGTCCCGAGCCGCCTGCTCAAGCATGCCGGGCTCGGGTTTACGACAATCACAGGCATAACTGTATTCAGCCACATTGCCCTCTGGCAAATGGGGACAATAATAAACGCCATCCAAATGAGCCCCTTCGACCGCTAAAAGCTCAGCCAGACGTTGGTGAAGTTTTCCCAACCAATCTTCAGGGTAATACCCCCGCGCCACACCCGACTGGTTGGTGACCAAGACAACAGGAATTCCCATCTGATTTAAACCTCGAATAGCTTCAGCAGCGCCTGGAATTAAAACCAATTTTTCAAGTTCACGAATATAGCCCACCTCCTGATTAATCGTTCCATCACGATCCAAAAAAACAGCAGGTCTGGGTGAAGAAGTCATAGTTCAATTCCTGATTTAATTTCGTTACTCTGTATTTTACAAGGCCAGACAAGTGCTGTCAGCCCAAATGGCTTGAAAGACTCAAGCTTCTAAAGGCAAAAGACATTCGGGTTGATTATAACGTACAGCATTGACCTGGGGTGAAACCGGATAATAAAGCAATTCCTGCTCAGGTAAAGAACGTAGCAGAGCCAGAACCTGCTCCGAATCATTCAAGTTGGGTTCAAGCCACAATTTTTGCTGTTCAGGCGCTAAAATGACAGGCATGCGATGATG
The DNA window shown above is from bacterium (Candidatus Blackallbacteria) CG13_big_fil_rev_8_21_14_2_50_49_14 and carries:
- a CDS encoding D-glycero-beta-D-manno-heptose-1,7-bisphosphate 7-phosphatase gives rise to the protein MTSSPRPAVFLDRDGTINQEVGYIRELEKLVLIPGAAEAIRGLNQMGIPVVLVTNQSGVARGYYPEDWLGKLHQRLAELLAVEGAHLDGVYYCPHLPEGNVAEYSYACDCRKPEPGMLEQAARDLNLDLAHSFMVGDKATDIDVGVRVGAQTVLLRSGYGEQVLRGEYQHRPDPDYVFSSLNEAYQTVMKAFFEKLLN